One Caldalkalibacillus uzonensis DNA window includes the following coding sequences:
- a CDS encoding GNAT family N-acetyltransferase — MKHTKTFFCDTVQFEGRTIHIQGPVAYEDLQGYDFHEGLTAFRPPEQQYEALLSIVQLPEARIIVSLDSNMVVAYVTFLYPDPLERWSEEKMEDLLELGAIEVAPPYRNLGLAKRMLQVAFRDDAMEDYIVITTEYYWHWDLKGTGLSVWEYRKVMEKVMGSVGLTWFATDDPEICAHPANCLMARIGKRVPMSSIEKFDRMRFKRRFMY, encoded by the coding sequence TCAAGGACCGGTTGCCTATGAAGATCTGCAAGGTTATGATTTTCATGAAGGATTAACCGCTTTCAGGCCGCCTGAACAGCAGTATGAGGCTCTGCTGTCGATTGTCCAATTGCCCGAGGCCCGCATTATTGTTTCCTTAGACAGCAACATGGTGGTCGCTTATGTCACGTTTTTGTATCCCGATCCCCTGGAAAGGTGGTCGGAAGAGAAGATGGAAGATTTACTTGAATTGGGGGCTATTGAGGTGGCACCCCCTTACCGTAACTTAGGCCTGGCCAAACGCATGCTCCAAGTGGCCTTTCGGGATGATGCCATGGAGGATTATATTGTGATCACCACTGAGTATTACTGGCATTGGGATTTAAAGGGGACCGGACTGTCTGTATGGGAGTACCGCAAAGTGATGGAAAAGGTGATGGGCAGTGTTGGTTTGACCTGGTTTGCCACCGATGATCCTGAGATTTGTGCCCATCCTGCCAATTGCCTGATGGCCCGGATCGGAAAACGGGTGCCGATGAGCTCCATTGAAAAGTTTGACCGCATGCGTTTTAAACGCCGGTTTATGTATTAG
- a CDS encoding acetoin utilization AcuB family protein, with protein MQIEEVMKRKVITVSPDTTIGEARRLCQEHRIRHLPVVEGERLAGIISDRDLRDALPSVIQKEIEADEIYELPVSSFMKKDVITIHPLDCIDDAALTLYTAKIGCLPVVSQGKLVGIVTESDILHSLVELMGVDQPSSYLKIEVDDTTGRLADVAQIIKGCHVNVSNVYVYPSKKKGKKNLIFRVQTIDPRPIIERIEQHGFRVIWPEKLDFKHRTAHDRTEEKEQNDDEPSSL; from the coding sequence ATGCAAATAGAAGAAGTGATGAAACGGAAAGTGATCACTGTTTCTCCGGATACCACCATCGGGGAAGCCAGACGTTTGTGTCAGGAACACCGTATCCGTCACCTTCCAGTGGTTGAGGGGGAGAGACTGGCGGGGATTATTTCCGACCGGGATTTGCGGGACGCGCTTCCTTCTGTTATTCAAAAAGAAATTGAAGCGGATGAGATTTATGAGCTCCCTGTCTCTTCCTTTATGAAAAAGGATGTGATCACCATTCATCCTCTGGATTGTATTGACGATGCGGCATTAACGCTGTATACCGCCAAAATTGGCTGTTTACCGGTTGTCAGCCAGGGCAAGCTGGTGGGCATTGTGACTGAATCTGATATCCTCCATTCGCTGGTGGAGCTGATGGGGGTGGATCAGCCCAGTTCTTATTTAAAAATAGAAGTGGATGATACCACTGGCCGTCTGGCGGATGTGGCCCAGATTATTAAAGGGTGTCATGTCAATGTCTCCAATGTGTATGTCTACCCCAGCAAGAAAAAAGGCAAGAAAAATTTAATTTTCCGGGTGCAGACCATCGACCCCCGGCCCATTATTGAACGAATTGAACAGCATGGTTTCCGGGTCATCTGGCCCGAAAAGCTGGATTTCAAGCACCGGACAGCACATGATAGAACAGAAGAGAAGGAGCAAAACGATGACGAGCCGTCCAGCCTTTAA
- a CDS encoding acetoin utilization protein AcuC — MTSRPAFKPLFIYSEQLLNYFFHDEHPFNQKRIALTKQLLECCGYLAQDQVVAPRLATDDELMLVHDQDYIKAVKQASLISDQTSLGQEHPEFHPFGLGTEDNPLFPDMHQQAALAVGGTLLGAELIVQGQTTRVLNLAGGLHHAQRGKASGFCIYNDCAVAIEYVRRKYGMKVLYIDTDAHHGDGVQWIFYHDPEVFTFSIHETGRYLYPGTGHVNEKGIGEGYGYCLNLPVDAFTQDKSWLACFESGLEAVLQFFKPDMIISQHGCDAHFYDPLTHLAGSMAIYARMPEVIKQAAETYTGGKWLAVGGGGYDIYRVVPRAWGLLWMVMNDVPIKQGPLPESWLDDVLPLAGGGLPHLWLDKDDILPVIPRQREIEEKNRLMLNQALSYLRQQVGSG, encoded by the coding sequence ATGACGAGCCGTCCAGCCTTTAAGCCGCTGTTCATATACAGCGAGCAGTTGCTCAACTATTTTTTCCATGATGAACATCCTTTTAATCAGAAGCGGATCGCCTTGACCAAACAATTGCTGGAATGTTGTGGATATTTAGCACAAGATCAGGTAGTGGCTCCCCGTCTGGCCACAGATGATGAGCTCATGCTTGTTCATGATCAGGATTATATTAAGGCGGTTAAGCAGGCCAGCCTAATATCAGATCAGACCTCTCTGGGGCAGGAGCACCCTGAATTTCATCCTTTTGGCCTGGGAACGGAAGACAACCCTCTTTTTCCTGACATGCATCAGCAAGCGGCCCTGGCTGTGGGGGGAACCTTGCTGGGGGCGGAGTTGATCGTCCAGGGACAAACCACACGTGTTCTTAATCTGGCTGGGGGGTTGCATCATGCACAGCGAGGTAAGGCTTCAGGGTTTTGTATCTATAATGACTGTGCGGTGGCCATTGAGTATGTGCGCCGAAAATATGGCATGAAGGTGCTGTATATCGATACGGATGCCCATCATGGTGACGGGGTACAGTGGATTTTTTACCATGATCCTGAGGTATTCACTTTTTCTATTCACGAAACTGGGCGTTATTTATATCCCGGTACCGGCCATGTGAACGAAAAGGGCATTGGTGAAGGGTATGGCTATTGCTTAAACTTGCCGGTGGACGCCTTCACCCAGGACAAGTCTTGGCTGGCTTGTTTTGAAAGCGGTTTAGAAGCCGTACTTCAATTTTTCAAACCGGATATGATTATCAGTCAGCATGGTTGCGATGCCCATTTTTATGATCCGCTGACCCATTTGGCTGGTTCCATGGCTATCTACGCCCGTATGCCGGAAGTGATCAAACAGGCTGCAGAAACCTATACGGGAGGGAAATGGCTGGCCGTTGGCGGCGGGGGGTATGATATCTACCGTGTGGTGCCCCGGGCCTGGGGATTGTTGTGGATGGTGATGAACGATGTTCCCATCAAGCAAGGGCCATTGCCTGAATCTTGGCTGGATGACGTCCTTCCTTTGGCAGGCGGGGGGCTGCCTCACTTATGGTTGGATAAGGATGATATACTGCCTGTTATCCCTCGCCAGCGGGAGATCGAGGAGAAAAACCGGCTGATGCTGAACCAGGCCTTATCCTATTTGCGCCAGCAAGTGGGATCCGGGTAG
- a CDS encoding electron transfer flavoprotein subunit beta/FixA family protein: protein MHIVVCIKQVPDTKVIKMNPKTKTIDRASAPAILNPYDAHAVEEAVRLKKRYGGTVSVLTMGPPPAVKAIKKCIEIGADDGYMISDRAFAGADTLATSYALSKAVEKISTLKPIDLILCGKMSIDGDTGQVGPGIARRLDIPPLTAVKKIEEINIEKGYAIVHRKLEDGYEVVQSALPCLCAVEKEINDLSYAPLPNMIKAARYQPHIWSVNDLEDVDRKQLGLKGSPTVVGKIWTPEKPQGGTMLEGDIQEQVQQVLDIVLQKRELFTEWEGGR, encoded by the coding sequence ATGCACATTGTTGTTTGTATCAAGCAGGTGCCGGACACCAAAGTGATTAAAATGAATCCCAAAACCAAAACCATTGACCGGGCCAGTGCACCTGCAATTCTGAACCCGTATGATGCCCATGCGGTGGAAGAAGCGGTCCGCCTGAAAAAGCGCTACGGAGGAACCGTTTCTGTGCTGACTATGGGCCCCCCTCCTGCGGTGAAAGCGATCAAAAAGTGTATTGAAATTGGGGCAGATGACGGCTATATGATTTCAGACCGCGCCTTTGCCGGAGCGGATACCCTGGCCACCAGTTATGCCTTGAGCAAGGCAGTGGAGAAAATCTCCACACTGAAACCCATTGACCTCATCTTATGCGGCAAAATGAGCATTGACGGGGATACCGGTCAGGTGGGACCGGGCATTGCCCGTCGGCTGGATATTCCGCCCTTGACAGCGGTGAAAAAGATTGAAGAGATTAACATCGAAAAGGGATATGCCATCGTGCACCGCAAGCTGGAAGATGGCTATGAGGTTGTTCAATCTGCTCTGCCGTGCCTGTGTGCAGTGGAAAAAGAGATTAATGACCTTTCCTATGCCCCGTTGCCCAATATGATCAAGGCGGCCCGTTACCAGCCTCACATCTGGTCGGTGAATGATTTGGAGGATGTGGACCGCAAACAACTGGGCTTAAAGGGATCGCCAACGGTGGTCGGTAAAATATGGACCCCTGAAAAACCCCAAGGGGGCACCATGTTGGAGGGGGACATACAGGAGCAGGTGCAGCAAGTTCTTGATATTGTACTGCAAAAAAGAGAATTATTCACTGAATGGGAGGGAGGGCGATGA
- a CDS encoding electron transfer flavoprotein subunit alpha/FixB family protein — MNLDTFKGVWVFIEQRDQEVVPVSLELLGAGRALADKRGVELAGILIGHHVKGLTNTLFEYGADTVYVYDDPIFSEYRTEPYMQAVVEACRKYKPEILLYGATSTGKDLASAVATDLATGLTADCTMLDVDPETGLLEASRPAFGGNIMATILCKKHRPQMATVRPKVMKALDPQPGRRGHVIEEQIALKEDEVRTKVLEVVRETTKRTRLDEADIIVAGGKGLKDAEGFQLCYQLAEVLGASVGASRDAVEAGWIGHHHQIGQTGVTVNPKIYFAIGISGAIQHVVGMQNSELIIAINNDPNAPIFQTCHYGIVGDAFEVVPALIAAFKEALHREEVQHA, encoded by the coding sequence ATGAATCTGGATACGTTTAAAGGCGTGTGGGTGTTTATCGAGCAGCGTGATCAAGAAGTCGTCCCTGTCTCGCTGGAGCTGTTGGGGGCCGGGCGGGCTTTGGCCGATAAAAGAGGGGTTGAGCTGGCCGGTATTTTAATCGGTCATCATGTGAAAGGATTAACAAACACATTGTTTGAGTATGGTGCTGACACGGTCTATGTCTATGACGATCCTATCTTCAGTGAGTACCGTACTGAACCGTATATGCAAGCTGTGGTAGAGGCCTGCCGTAAATATAAGCCGGAAATATTGCTGTACGGAGCCACCTCAACAGGGAAAGATCTGGCCAGTGCCGTGGCTACTGATCTGGCAACAGGATTGACGGCTGACTGCACCATGTTGGACGTGGATCCGGAGACTGGACTGCTTGAAGCCAGCCGTCCGGCCTTTGGGGGCAACATCATGGCCACCATTTTATGTAAAAAGCACCGTCCCCAAATGGCCACCGTGCGTCCCAAAGTGATGAAAGCCCTTGATCCACAACCGGGCAGAAGGGGGCACGTGATTGAGGAACAAATCGCTTTAAAGGAAGATGAGGTACGCACCAAAGTACTGGAAGTGGTCAGAGAGACAACCAAGAGAACCCGCTTGGACGAAGCGGATATTATTGTAGCTGGAGGAAAAGGGTTGAAGGATGCGGAAGGATTTCAGCTTTGTTACCAGCTGGCAGAGGTGCTTGGCGCTTCTGTAGGTGCCAGCCGGGATGCTGTTGAGGCCGGGTGGATTGGCCATCATCATCAAATCGGGCAGACAGGGGTGACGGTCAACCCCAAAATTTACTTTGCCATTGGTATTTCGGGGGCCATTCAGCATGTGGTGGGCATGCAAAACTCGGAATTGATCATCGCCATCAATAACGACCCCAACGCCCCCATATTTCAAACCTGTCATTACGGCATTGTCGGTGATGCTTTCGAGGTCGTACCGGCGTTGATTGCAGCCTTTAAAGAGGCTCTGCACAGAGAGGAGGTTCAACATGCCTGA
- a CDS encoding FAD-dependent oxidoreductase: MPEKFDCIIVGAGPAGVSCAYALAKAGLDVLIIERGEYPGAKNVMGGVLYRKMLDDIIPGFYKEAPLERPVVEQRFMLLDRESAVTFSYKGLEWGREPYNCFTVLRAKFDQWFAQKAVEAGALLINETVVQECIVQDGRVVGVRTDRPDGDVYADVVVLADGVNSLLAKSLGFHKEWKPDEVALATMEVLKLDKTTIEERFNLEPNQGCTIEIFGDATQGILGTGFVYTNKDSINIGVGALLSGLIKHKLKPYELLERLKQHPLIRPLIAGSEPQEYLAHLIPEGGYRSMPKLVGHGVLVVGDAAQLVNSIHREGSNLAMTSGVLAAEAIITAKELNDFSENILDSYRINLLNSFVGQDLKKYKAATHHFERFPQYFEQYIPMLNRAAGRFLTVDGTPKKEKQKQLVRQMGTVGERFKIARDILRAWKVMKG, encoded by the coding sequence ATGCCTGAAAAATTTGATTGTATCATTGTGGGGGCTGGCCCGGCTGGTGTGTCCTGTGCCTATGCGCTGGCCAAAGCGGGATTGGACGTGTTGATCATTGAGCGGGGGGAATATCCGGGAGCCAAGAACGTGATGGGCGGCGTGTTGTACCGCAAAATGCTGGACGACATCATTCCGGGCTTTTACAAGGAAGCTCCGCTGGAGAGGCCGGTGGTGGAGCAGCGCTTTATGCTGCTGGATCGGGAATCAGCTGTCACATTCAGCTATAAAGGTTTGGAATGGGGCAGGGAACCGTACAACTGTTTTACGGTACTCAGAGCCAAGTTTGACCAATGGTTTGCCCAGAAGGCGGTTGAAGCCGGGGCCTTGTTGATTAATGAAACCGTAGTGCAGGAATGTATTGTGCAGGACGGACGGGTGGTTGGTGTGCGTACCGACCGGCCCGACGGGGATGTTTACGCCGATGTGGTGGTGTTGGCTGATGGTGTCAACTCCCTGTTAGCCAAATCATTGGGATTTCACAAAGAATGGAAGCCTGATGAAGTGGCATTGGCCACCATGGAAGTACTTAAACTGGACAAAACCACTATTGAAGAGCGCTTTAATCTTGAACCGAACCAGGGTTGTACGATTGAGATTTTTGGGGATGCCACCCAAGGTATTTTGGGCACCGGTTTTGTCTACACCAACAAGGACAGCATTAATATTGGCGTTGGTGCCTTATTGTCTGGTCTGATCAAACATAAGCTGAAACCGTACGAACTGTTGGAACGGCTGAAACAGCATCCTTTGATCCGCCCCTTGATCGCGGGCAGTGAGCCCCAGGAATACCTGGCTCACCTTATTCCAGAAGGGGGCTACCGTTCCATGCCTAAATTGGTAGGGCATGGGGTACTTGTCGTAGGAGATGCGGCTCAGCTGGTCAACTCCATCCACCGGGAGGGATCCAATCTGGCTATGACCTCAGGCGTGTTAGCTGCCGAGGCGATTATCACGGCCAAAGAACTCAATGACTTTTCAGAGAATATTCTGGACAGTTACCGGATTAATCTGTTGAACAGTTTTGTAGGCCAGGACTTGAAAAAGTACAAGGCTGCCACCCATCACTTTGAACGTTTCCCGCAATACTTTGAGCAGTACATTCCCATGCTGAACAGGGCTGCCGGCCGCTTCCTGACGGTGGACGGCACACCGAAAAAAGAGAAACAGAAGCAGTTGGTCCGTCAAATGGGGACGGTTGGCGAGCGGTTTAAAATTGCGCGGGATATACTCCGCGCCTGGAAGGTGATGAAAGGGTGA
- a CDS encoding ferredoxin family protein, whose product MEGDERVNIEEKQYLVRFNADTESHLKVVNADICAIRCPDKLCTIFCPAEVYKWEGDRMHVGFEGCHECGSCRIGCPYDNIEWRYPKGGYGIVFRLG is encoded by the coding sequence CTGGAAGGTGATGAAAGGGTGAACATTGAGGAGAAACAGTATCTGGTTCGTTTCAACGCGGATACGGAGTCCCACTTAAAGGTGGTCAATGCAGATATTTGTGCCATCCGCTGTCCGGATAAGCTGTGCACCATCTTTTGTCCTGCTGAAGTTTACAAATGGGAAGGGGATCGCATGCATGTGGGTTTTGAAGGGTGCCATGAATGTGGCAGCTGCCGTATTGGCTGCCCTTATGACAATATTGAGTGGCGGTATCCCAAAGGTGGATATGGCATTGTGTTCAGACTGGGCTGA
- the mobA gene encoding molybdenum cofactor guanylyltransferase, translating into MTGVILAGGQNRRMNGEMKGLLSFGGEKVVERQVRKMKTLCHEVILVTNHPRHYLPVFGGAIRIITDFFKHGGALSGMHAAFSLAKYHELWVVACDMPFISPEAARLMQQHRQEKGCDAVIPVLNNRLHPFHAVYHKSCLPVMTMMLQKQIDQLEDLLHYLNWAAVTESFFHDHGLNLSFVTDFNTFDEYHHLLQLEGIQVHKSQ; encoded by the coding sequence ATGACAGGTGTCATTCTGGCCGGTGGGCAAAACCGGAGAATGAATGGGGAAATGAAGGGGTTGTTATCATTCGGTGGGGAAAAAGTGGTCGAGAGACAGGTGCGTAAAATGAAGACCCTGTGTCATGAGGTCATTTTGGTAACCAATCACCCACGCCATTATCTCCCTGTGTTTGGCGGTGCGATTCGGATCATTACCGACTTTTTCAAACATGGGGGGGCCTTGAGTGGCATGCATGCCGCCTTCTCTTTAGCCAAATACCATGAACTTTGGGTGGTGGCTTGTGACATGCCGTTTATCTCACCTGAAGCAGCCCGCCTTATGCAACAACACCGGCAGGAAAAAGGGTGTGATGCCGTCATTCCTGTGTTAAACAATAGATTACACCCTTTTCATGCCGTTTATCATAAGTCCTGTTTACCTGTTATGACGATGATGCTCCAAAAGCAAATTGATCAGCTTGAGGATCTGCTCCACTATTTGAATTGGGCAGCGGTCACCGAATCTTTTTTTCATGACCATGGTTTGAATTTGTCCTTTGTCACTGATTTCAACACTTTTGATGAATATCATCATCTGCTGCAACTGGAAGGGATACAAGTTCACAAATCACAATAA